In Quercus lobata isolate SW786 unplaced genomic scaffold, ValleyOak3.0 Primary Assembly Scq3eQI_337, whole genome shotgun sequence, a single window of DNA contains:
- the LOC115973207 gene encoding proteinaceous RNase P 1, chloroplastic/mitochondrial-like isoform X1, protein MNLRTTKENVAGFSSMRDMDERTQRKSLKNLGGGSVVEKTERKLTKDKNRRKNLGFRRSKEMGSGKFSLRTRDENMMVYSLESVCSSVFNEKMEKKPRKVDGNQVGKEDKAKGSKKNKDESSEVPLRPALDMCSKRGDVLGAIQLYDKALKEGIRLRQYHYTVLLYLCSSAARGVIHPAKSGSGSRILNPLDSSNGVSNLNNILVSNEQLVDFGRIDGTPGKLELNSSSNFQDFSSTSNEKNLSSFSNGFKKSTSQLLDKPNSPIKDVDGFSNTKDDQEEHKIQVGEDFKKYALQRGFEVYEKMCSDNVPMNEAALTSVARMAVSMGNGDLAFDMVKQMKPLGINPRLRSYGPALSYFCDIGDIEKAFAVEKHMLEHGVHPEEPELLALLRVSVGAGKGDKVYYLLHKLRTSLRKVSSTTADLIVKWFNSKAASRVGKTKWDTSLIKEAIENGGGGWHGQGWLGKGRWNVSYTTVGTDGLCNCCGERLVLIDLDPKETENFAESVASIAIKKEKNSSFQKFQKWLDYYGPFEAVVDAANVGIYNQKRFVPSKVSAVVNGIRQKFPSKKWPLIVLHNKRITGCKMDAPVNKALIEKWKNADALYATPTGSNDDWYWLYAAIKFKCLIVTNDEMRDHTFQLLGNDFFPKWKERHQVHFSFSDSGPVFHMPPSCSVLIQESDQGYWHVPVVSECDYEVERTWLCITRAKLSAARKDSIKSPEESQSLQCKKGHSRSSAETEVKSQPNHANHENAKSQSQEIYKNLRDILSVSLCSNRQSILPQLEAAEMFGNCIIDFQI, encoded by the exons ATGAATTTAAGAACTACTAAAGAAAATGTTGCTGGGTTTTCTTCTATGAGGGATATGGATGaaagaacacaaagaaaatCTTTGAAAAATCTTGGTGGTGGTTCAGTGGTGGAAAAGACAGAAAGGAAATTAACGAAAGATAAAAACCGAAGGAAAAACTTGGGTTTTAGAAGAAGCAAGGAAATGGGTTCTGGGAAGTTTTCTCTAAGGACTAGAGATGAGAATATGATGGTATATTCTTTGGAGAGTGTGTGTAGTTCGGTGTTTAATGAAAAGATGGAGAAGAAACCCAGAAAAGTTGATGGTAATCAGGTAGGGAAGGAAGATAAGGCGAAGggctctaaaaaaaataaggatgaaTCTTCTGAAGTTCCTTTGAGGCCTGCATTGGATATGTGTTCGAAAAGAGGGGATGTCTTGGGTGCAATTCAATTGTATGATAAGGCACTTAAAGAAGGAATTAGGCTAAGACAGTACCATTATACTGTCCTATTGTATCTTTGTTCTTCTGCGGCTAGGGGTGTTATTCATCCTGCTAAAAGTGGGAGTGGTAGTAGGATTTTAAATCCATTGGACTCGTCTAATGGAGTTTCTAATTTGAATAATATTCTGGTTTCAAACGAGCAGCTAGTTGATTTTGGTAGAATTGACGGAACTCCAGGTAAATTGGAGTTGAATTCTAGTAGTAACTTTCAAGATTTTAGTAGTACTTCAAATGAAAAGAACTTAAGCAGCTTTTCTAATGGCTTTAAAAAGTCAACTTCTCAGCTTTTGGATAAACCAAATTCTCCAATAAAGGATGTGGATGGCTTTTCAAACACAAAAGATGACCAAGAAGAACATAAAATTCAGGTAGGTGAAGATTTCAAGAAGTATGCACTTCAAAGGGGATTTGAGGTATATGAGAAGATGTGTTCTGATAATGTCCCAATGAATGAAGCAGCATTGACATCTGTAGCTAGAATGGCAGTGTCAATGGGTAATGGTGACCTGGCATTTGATATGGTGAAGCAAATGAAGCCGTTGGGGATAAATCCAAGATTGCGTTCTTATGGTCCTGCTCTATCTTATTTTTGCGATATTGGTGATATTGAAAAAGCATTTGCTGTTGAGAAACACATGTTGGAGCATGGTGTCCATCCAGAAGAGCCTGAATTGTTGGCACTCCTAAGAGTAAGTGTAGGAGCTGGTAAAGGTGACAAGGTGTACTATTTGTTGCATAAACTAAGAACAAGCTTACGGAAGGTCTCATCCACTACTGCAGATTTGATTGTTAAATGGTTTAATAGCAAGGCAGCTTCAAGAGTGGGGAAAACAAAATGGGATACAAGTTTGATAAAGGAAGCAATTGAAAATGGAGGTGGAGGCTGGCATGGACAGGGTTGGTTGGGGAAAGGAAGGTGGAATGTTTCATATACTACTGTTGGAACTGATGGTTTGTGTAATTGCTGTGGGGAGAGATTGGTGCTGATTGACCTCGATCCTAAAGAAACAGAGAATTTTGCTGAGTCAGTTGCATCTATTGctataaaaaaagagaaaaattcaaGCTTTCAGAAATTTCAA AAATGGCTTGACTATTATGGACCTTTTGAAGCAGTGGTAGATGCAGCTAATGTAGGTATTTATAACCAGAAGAGATTTGTACCATCCAAG GTCAGTGCTGTTGTTAATGGAATACGTCAGAAATTTCCTTCAAAGAAATGGCCTCTCATAGTTTTGCATAACAAGCGTATAACCGGATGTAAGATGGATGCACCAGTAAATAAGGCCTTGATCGAGAAGTGGAAAAATGCTGATGCACTCTATGCGACGCCCACTGGTTCAAATGATGATTG GTACTGGTTGTATGCAGCTATAAAGTTTAAGTGCTTAATTGTGACCAATGACGAGATGAGAGACCATACATTTCAACTTCTAGGAAATGATTTCTTCCCAAAATGGAAGGAGAGGCACCAA gTGCATTTCAGTTTTTCTGATTCTGGTCCAGTCTTTCACATGCCTCCTTCTTGCTCTGTTTTAATTCAG GAATCTGATCAAGGATACTGGCATGTTCCAGTTGTATCAGAATGTGATTATGAAGTTGAAAGAACATGGCTATGTATTACACGTGCTAAATTAAGTGCAGCAAGGAAAGATTCCATCAAAAGTCCTGAAG AATCACAATCTCTTCAGTGTAAGAAGGGGCACTCAAGGTCATCTGCTGAAACCGAAGTAAAGTCACAACCGAATCATGCAAACCATGAAAATGCTAAAAGTCAATCTCAGGAAATCTACAAAAATCTCAGAGATATTCTGTCAGTTTCTTTGTGCTCAAATCGTCAATCAATACTACCACAGCTTGAGGCTGCAGAGATGTTTGGTAACTGTATAAttgattttcaaatataa
- the LOC115973207 gene encoding proteinaceous RNase P 1, chloroplastic/mitochondrial-like isoform X2, whose translation MNLRTTKENVAGFSSMRDMDERTQRKSLKNLGGGSVVEKTERKLTKDKNRRKNLGFRRSKEMGSGKFSLRTRDENMMVYSLESVCSSVFNEKMEKKPRKVDGNQVGKEDKAKGSKKNKDESSEVPLRPALDMCSKRGDVLGAIQLYDKALKEGIRLRQYHYTVLLYLCSSAARGVIHPAKSGSGSRILNPLDSSNGVSNLNNILVSNEQLVDFGRIDGTPGKLELNSSSNFQDFSSTSNEKNLSSFSNGFKKSTSQLLDKPNSPIKDVDGFSNTKDDQEEHKIQVGEDFKKYALQRGFEVYEKMCSDNVPMNEAALTSVARMAVSMGNGDLAFDMVKQMKPLGINPRLRSYGPALSYFCDIGDIEKAFAVEKHMLEHGVHPEEPELLALLRVSVGAGKGDKVYYLLHKLRTSLRKVSSTTADLIVKWFNSKAASRVGKTKWDTSLIKEAIENGGGGWHGQGWLGKGRWNVSYTTVGTDGLCNCCGERLVLIDLDPKETENFAESVASIAIKKEKNSSFQKFQKWLDYYGPFEAVVDAANVGIYNQKRFVPSKVSAVVNGIRQKFPSKKWPLIVLHNKRITGCKMDAPVNKALIEKWKNADALYATPTGSNDDWYWLYAAIKFKCLIVTNDEMRDHTFQLLGNDFFPKWKERHQVHFSFSDSGPVFHMPPSCSVLIQNHNLFSVRRGTQGHLLKPK comes from the exons ATGAATTTAAGAACTACTAAAGAAAATGTTGCTGGGTTTTCTTCTATGAGGGATATGGATGaaagaacacaaagaaaatCTTTGAAAAATCTTGGTGGTGGTTCAGTGGTGGAAAAGACAGAAAGGAAATTAACGAAAGATAAAAACCGAAGGAAAAACTTGGGTTTTAGAAGAAGCAAGGAAATGGGTTCTGGGAAGTTTTCTCTAAGGACTAGAGATGAGAATATGATGGTATATTCTTTGGAGAGTGTGTGTAGTTCGGTGTTTAATGAAAAGATGGAGAAGAAACCCAGAAAAGTTGATGGTAATCAGGTAGGGAAGGAAGATAAGGCGAAGggctctaaaaaaaataaggatgaaTCTTCTGAAGTTCCTTTGAGGCCTGCATTGGATATGTGTTCGAAAAGAGGGGATGTCTTGGGTGCAATTCAATTGTATGATAAGGCACTTAAAGAAGGAATTAGGCTAAGACAGTACCATTATACTGTCCTATTGTATCTTTGTTCTTCTGCGGCTAGGGGTGTTATTCATCCTGCTAAAAGTGGGAGTGGTAGTAGGATTTTAAATCCATTGGACTCGTCTAATGGAGTTTCTAATTTGAATAATATTCTGGTTTCAAACGAGCAGCTAGTTGATTTTGGTAGAATTGACGGAACTCCAGGTAAATTGGAGTTGAATTCTAGTAGTAACTTTCAAGATTTTAGTAGTACTTCAAATGAAAAGAACTTAAGCAGCTTTTCTAATGGCTTTAAAAAGTCAACTTCTCAGCTTTTGGATAAACCAAATTCTCCAATAAAGGATGTGGATGGCTTTTCAAACACAAAAGATGACCAAGAAGAACATAAAATTCAGGTAGGTGAAGATTTCAAGAAGTATGCACTTCAAAGGGGATTTGAGGTATATGAGAAGATGTGTTCTGATAATGTCCCAATGAATGAAGCAGCATTGACATCTGTAGCTAGAATGGCAGTGTCAATGGGTAATGGTGACCTGGCATTTGATATGGTGAAGCAAATGAAGCCGTTGGGGATAAATCCAAGATTGCGTTCTTATGGTCCTGCTCTATCTTATTTTTGCGATATTGGTGATATTGAAAAAGCATTTGCTGTTGAGAAACACATGTTGGAGCATGGTGTCCATCCAGAAGAGCCTGAATTGTTGGCACTCCTAAGAGTAAGTGTAGGAGCTGGTAAAGGTGACAAGGTGTACTATTTGTTGCATAAACTAAGAACAAGCTTACGGAAGGTCTCATCCACTACTGCAGATTTGATTGTTAAATGGTTTAATAGCAAGGCAGCTTCAAGAGTGGGGAAAACAAAATGGGATACAAGTTTGATAAAGGAAGCAATTGAAAATGGAGGTGGAGGCTGGCATGGACAGGGTTGGTTGGGGAAAGGAAGGTGGAATGTTTCATATACTACTGTTGGAACTGATGGTTTGTGTAATTGCTGTGGGGAGAGATTGGTGCTGATTGACCTCGATCCTAAAGAAACAGAGAATTTTGCTGAGTCAGTTGCATCTATTGctataaaaaaagagaaaaattcaaGCTTTCAGAAATTTCAA AAATGGCTTGACTATTATGGACCTTTTGAAGCAGTGGTAGATGCAGCTAATGTAGGTATTTATAACCAGAAGAGATTTGTACCATCCAAG GTCAGTGCTGTTGTTAATGGAATACGTCAGAAATTTCCTTCAAAGAAATGGCCTCTCATAGTTTTGCATAACAAGCGTATAACCGGATGTAAGATGGATGCACCAGTAAATAAGGCCTTGATCGAGAAGTGGAAAAATGCTGATGCACTCTATGCGACGCCCACTGGTTCAAATGATGATTG GTACTGGTTGTATGCAGCTATAAAGTTTAAGTGCTTAATTGTGACCAATGACGAGATGAGAGACCATACATTTCAACTTCTAGGAAATGATTTCTTCCCAAAATGGAAGGAGAGGCACCAA gTGCATTTCAGTTTTTCTGATTCTGGTCCAGTCTTTCACATGCCTCCTTCTTGCTCTGTTTTAATTCAG AATCACAATCTCTTCAGTGTAAGAAGGGGCACTCAAGGTCATCTGCTGAAACCGAAGTAA